The Oscillospiraceae bacterium genome contains a region encoding:
- a CDS encoding TnpV protein yields the protein MENNLTYTMNGDYMIPDLKIEVPEQPLGKYGRMRQKYLKEHRPILWNQMILEEALFPHLLEIEQAAQSRLEQMMPKLASEAGATEALKASDPMKWVGLMNTCKAQAEEVILAELIYA from the coding sequence ATGGAGAACAACCTGACTTACACGATGAACGGAGATTACATGATCCCCGACCTGAAGATCGAGGTGCCGGAGCAGCCCCTCGGCAAGTACGGGCGGATGCGCCAGAAGTACCTGAAGGAGCATCGGCCCATCCTCTGGAACCAGATGATCTTGGAGGAAGCCCTGTTCCCGCACCTGCTGGAGATCGAGCAGGCGGCGCAGAGCCGCTTAGAGCAGATGATGCCGAAGCTGGCGTCGGAGGCCGGAGCGACGGAAGCTCTGAAAGCCAGCGACCCGATGAAATGGGTGGGCCTGATGAACACCTGCAAGGCGCAGGCGGAGGAAGTGATTCTCGCGGAGCTGATCTACGCATAA